The following proteins are encoded in a genomic region of Mycoplasma sp. NEAQ87857:
- a CDS encoding IS1634 family transposase, which yields MAKKVRGRKRVNKGLAWVIAKQTTQYATYLSACLKDSTKPGYIKKFGIGNIKVYEEKWENPVEYLKGILKDAPIHYEREDILKLINEKTQQENVKRQVFEEYPGLEVISGLFDHFDLFRKCKDTRKKDLNLLVQYQIFQRISKPQSMLQTYLNSKKTNKFATCKNSFYRSLDYIYDNREQMLQNINDAIIENKDREVEVLWFDSTTIYFETFDKEGLKQPGYSKDGKFKEDQFVIGMITDKNGIPLHYKVFPGNTPDSKTFIPFMIELEKIYKIKNVTIVADRGMSVSSNIRFLEQKGYKFIISYKLKGSKSDVKNWVLDGSHYLSLDEKLFYKEITNPSLYGLKNRPNGHNRRLIATWSEKRYEKDKHDREVFEKIFNRSAVNGKVPVKSLNSQKHKYFKISDNKVYYTLDHEKIQKDKKFDGFYVYETNRFDLDAKKIIDTYARQWKIEENFRFWKGNLQLRPIYFSSEKHILGHIALCFISLVMMTYLTYKVNTTLNLEKPITKNSIVKAIEEVWINKEYENKILVREQSNWNEERETHYQIMKLIKTTLEILKMNKKTN from the coding sequence ATGGCCAAAAAAGTAAGAGGAAGAAAAAGAGTTAATAAAGGTTTAGCTTGAGTTATTGCTAAACAAACAACTCAATATGCAACATATTTATCAGCATGTTTAAAAGATTCAACAAAACCAGGTTATATTAAAAAGTTTGGAATTGGAAATATCAAAGTTTATGAAGAAAAGTGAGAAAATCCAGTTGAATACCTAAAAGGTATATTGAAAGACGCTCCAATACACTATGAAAGAGAAGATATTTTAAAACTTATTAACGAAAAAACTCAACAAGAGAATGTAAAAAGACAGGTTTTTGAAGAATATCCTGGTTTAGAAGTAATTTCTGGTTTATTTGATCATTTTGATCTATTTAGAAAATGTAAAGATACAAGAAAGAAAGATTTAAATTTATTGGTTCAATATCAAATTTTTCAAAGAATATCAAAACCACAATCAATGCTACAAACATATTTAAATAGCAAGAAAACTAATAAATTTGCGACTTGCAAAAACTCGTTTTATCGCTCATTAGACTACATTTATGACAACAGAGAGCAAATGTTACAAAATATTAACGATGCAATTATTGAAAACAAAGATCGTGAAGTTGAAGTTTTATGATTTGATAGCACTACAATTTATTTTGAAACTTTTGACAAAGAAGGATTGAAACAACCTGGGTATTCAAAAGATGGAAAATTTAAAGAAGATCAGTTTGTTATCGGGATGATCACTGATAAAAACGGAATCCCTTTACACTATAAAGTTTTTCCTGGTAATACCCCTGATAGCAAAACTTTTATTCCTTTTATGATTGAACTTGAAAAAATATACAAAATCAAGAATGTTACTATCGTTGCCGATAGAGGAATGAGCGTTAGTTCAAACATAAGATTTTTAGAGCAAAAAGGTTATAAATTTATAATCTCTTATAAATTAAAAGGATCAAAAAGTGATGTTAAAAATTGAGTTTTAGATGGTTCACATTATTTAAGTTTAGATGAAAAACTATTTTATAAAGAAATTACAAATCCTTCTTTATACGGGTTAAAAAATCGTCCAAATGGTCATAATCGTAGATTAATTGCTACTTGATCTGAAAAAAGATACGAAAAAGATAAACATGATAGAGAAGTGTTTGAAAAAATCTTTAATCGATCAGCTGTGAATGGAAAAGTACCAGTTAAAAGCTTAAATTCACAAAAACACAAATATTTTAAAATAAGTGATAATAAAGTTTATTACACACTAGATCATGAAAAAATACAAAAAGATAAAAAGTTTGATGGATTTTATGTGTATGAAACCAATAGATTTGACTTAGATGCTAAGAAAATTATTGATACTTATGCAAGACAATGAAAAATCGAAGAAAACTTTAGGTTTTGAAAAGGAAACTTACAACTTAGACCAATTTATTTTTCATCAGAAAAACATATTTTAGGTCATATAGCTTTATGTTTTATTTCGTTGGTTATGATGACTTACCTAACTTATAAAGTTAATACAACATTAAACCTAGAAAAACCAATTACAAAGAACTCAATCGTAAAAGCGATTGAAGAGGTTTGAATAAACAAAGAATACGAAAATAAAATTCTCGTAAGAGAACAATCAAATTGAAACGAAGAACGTGAAACTCATTATCAAATAATGAAATTAATTAAAACTACCCTAGAAATTTTAAAAATGAACAAAAAAACCAACTAG
- a CDS encoding IS1634 family transposase — translation MKKEKWIIVRSKRKDTYYITAAISNGHARGYKRSIGLGNLEKLEKSTKDPINLLKEACVNWDPEWPKDKILQEVNRVLKNSVVESKVVNYGHQILFNTIDDLDIFEKTKETRSKELIKILKFIISTRILKQQSLIKTFESIPDYEIEFDSKKTTFYNSLDYLSDNKTTILKNINNSLISKNLRSVDVMWFDSSTVYFETFTSLGLKHPGYSKDGKFKEDQIVVGLITDENGIPIHYKLFKGNTADPNTFIPFINEIKKIYNLRMVTIIADRGMSTNKNIRFLEQNNIDFIISYRLKIATKRTKLFAQDPEGYVDLDNFKFKEETYESLWQKKRPNGRTRRRIITYSEKRAKKDKQDRQILIDNFNKKAKNGIVAQADLLAGKKYKFFKEIENGKTTSYKLDYEKIERDKKFDGLYAYETSRHDLTVQDVVDLYAKQWQVEENFRTLKNALRIRPVYVRSDKHIEGYFLLCFISLVLMRYLLTLVNKNLEPVLGVKNERFTNTRLIKAILSANKYVEVINSKIITEKLIENKDNMQYLNDFAIIKKILETQKP, via the coding sequence ATGAAAAAAGAAAAGTGAATTATTGTTAGAAGTAAAAGAAAAGACACATACTACATCACAGCAGCTATCTCAAATGGTCATGCTAGAGGTTATAAGAGAAGTATTGGTTTGGGGAATTTAGAAAAATTAGAAAAATCTACAAAAGACCCAATTAATCTCTTAAAAGAAGCTTGTGTTAATTGAGATCCTGAATGACCTAAAGATAAAATTTTGCAAGAAGTAAATAGAGTTCTTAAAAATTCAGTTGTTGAATCAAAAGTTGTAAATTATGGTCATCAGATTTTATTTAACACAATTGATGACTTGGATATTTTTGAGAAAACTAAAGAAACAAGATCAAAAGAATTAATAAAAATATTGAAATTTATAATTTCAACACGTATCTTAAAACAACAAAGTCTTATTAAAACTTTTGAAAGTATCCCAGATTATGAAATAGAATTTGATTCAAAAAAGACAACATTCTACAACTCTTTAGATTATCTTTCAGACAATAAAACAACTATTTTAAAAAACATCAATAATTCATTAATTTCTAAAAACCTAAGATCTGTTGATGTTATGTGATTTGATTCATCAACTGTATATTTTGAAACTTTTACAAGTTTAGGTCTTAAACACCCTGGATATTCAAAAGATGGAAAATTCAAAGAAGATCAAATTGTAGTGGGTTTAATCACTGATGAAAATGGTATTCCAATCCATTACAAATTATTTAAAGGCAATACAGCTGACCCAAATACTTTCATTCCATTTATCAACGAAATCAAGAAAATTTACAACCTTAGAATGGTTACAATAATTGCTGATAGAGGAATGAGTACCAATAAAAACATTAGATTCCTAGAACAAAATAATATTGATTTTATAATCTCTTACAGATTAAAAATCGCTACTAAAAGAACTAAATTATTCGCTCAAGATCCTGAAGGATATGTTGATTTAGATAATTTTAAATTTAAAGAAGAAACTTATGAATCGCTATGACAGAAAAAACGTCCAAACGGAAGAACTAGACGTAGAATAATAACTTATAGTGAAAAACGTGCTAAAAAAGATAAACAAGATAGACAAATTCTTATTGATAATTTCAATAAAAAAGCTAAAAATGGTATTGTTGCTCAAGCTGATTTGCTTGCTGGTAAAAAATACAAATTCTTTAAAGAAATTGAAAATGGTAAAACAACTTCATACAAGTTAGATTATGAAAAAATCGAGAGAGATAAAAAGTTTGATGGTTTATACGCTTACGAAACATCAAGACACGATCTTACAGTTCAAGATGTTGTTGATTTATATGCAAAACAATGACAAGTTGAAGAAAACTTTAGAACATTAAAAAACGCTTTAAGAATCAGACCTGTGTATGTGCGAAGTGACAAACACATTGAAGGATATTTTCTTTTATGCTTTATATCATTGGTTCTTATGAGATATTTACTAACTTTAGTAAATAAAAACTTAGAACCTGTATTAGGTGTTAAAAACGAAAGATTTACTAACACAAGATTAATAAAAGCAATTTTAAGTGCTAATAAATATGTTGAAGTGATAAATTCAAAAATTATCACTGAAAAATTAATAGAAAATAAAGATAATATGCAATATTTAAATGATTTTGCTATTATCAAAAAGATATTAGAAACTCAAAAACCTTAA